A genome region from Triticum aestivum cultivar Chinese Spring chromosome 2B, IWGSC CS RefSeq v2.1, whole genome shotgun sequence includes the following:
- the LOC123047056 gene encoding phosphatidylinositol/phosphatidylcholine transfer protein SFH6, whose protein sequence is MSVRRRSESTEGLFLFDERKDRRSDVENSEDERRRLSIGGSLKKKALNASSKLTHSLKKRGKRKVEHRASSFTIEDVRDEEEERAVFTFQQELLSRNLLCDKQNDYHMLLRFLKARKFDTEKAIHMWAEMLQWRKEFGADTILEDFVFEELDEVLSYYPQGYHGVDRQGRPVYIERLGKVDPNKLMNITTVDRYIKYHVQEFERAFLDKFPACSIAAKRHIDSTTTILDVEGVGFKNFSKTAREMLTRMQKIDSDYYPETLHQMFVVNAGGGFKLLWNSVKGFLDPKTVSKIHVLGTKFQSKLLEVIDGSQLPEFLGGTCTCAGEGGCLKSNKGPWNDPNIMKVAHNKEAKFVRHTRRLSEIEQRRGSFARLHLLKGRNSDTSTAESGSDVDDLGSPMMRSTLGCSRLAPVREEMQMRARESAAYYSCDDHFVVVDKTVDYGRGGSMPDKSSAPQVRVQAQPLGTQNTPGSSRNSRGILVPKEIPEEGKFYRFLRLLLVLVVRVFTFLRTVCSQPETTIVNNPLPPAPEFEPISGDNPAVEAFSVDRVSPVIERLQKLEGRVDELGSKPPEIPLEKERSLLDSWDRIKCIESDLERTKKVLQATVMKQLEIADSVEEVILSKLHRRRFCA, encoded by the exons ATGTCAG TGCGGCGACGGTCGGAGAGCACGGAGGGTCTGTTCTTATTCGATGAGCGAAAAGACCGGAGGTCAGACGTGGAGAACTCAGAGGATGAGAGGAGAAGGCTGTCCATTGGCGGGTCACTTAAGAAGAAAGCGCTGAATGCATCAAGCAAGCTCACACATTCGCTCAAGAAGCGGGGGAAGAGGAAGGTGGAGCATCGGGCTTCTTCCTTCACCATTGAAGACGTcagagatgaggaggaggagcgtgcCGTGTTTACATTTCAGCAAGAGCTTTTGAGCAGGAACTTgctatgtgacaagcaaaatgacTATCACATGTTGCTGAG GTTTTTGAAGGCAAGGAAATTTGACACTGAGAAAGCCATTCATATGTGGGCTGAGATGCTCCAATGGAGAAAAGAATTTGGTGCGGATACAATACTCGAG GATTTCGTTTTTGAAGAGCTAGACGAGGTGCTTTCCTACTACCCTCAGGGTTACCATGGAGTTGACAGGCAAGGAAGACCAGTATACATCGAGAGATTAGGGAAAGTTGACCCAAATAAATTGATGAACATCACCACAGTTGACCGCTACATCAAGTATCATGTGCAAGAGTTTGAGAGAGCCTTCTTGGACAAGTTTCCAGCATGCTCTATCGCGGCAAAAAGGCATATTGATTCTACAACCACTATACTAGATGTTGAAGGCGTG GGTTTCAAGAACTTCAGCAAGACAGCAAGGGAAATGCTAACTAGAATGCAGAAGATAGACAGTGATTATTATCCTGAG ACACTGCATCAGATGTTTGTCGTAAATGCTGGCGGTGGTTTCAAGCTACTATGGAATTCAGTGAAAGGTTTTCTTGACCCTAAAACAGTCTCAAAGATACAT GTTTTGGGAACAAAATTTCAAAGCAAGCTTCTTGAAGTAATAGATGGAAG CCAACTTCCTGAATTTTTGGGTGGAACATGTACTTGTGCTGGTGAGGGAGGATGCCTCAAGTCTAACAAAGGTCCATGGAATGATCCTAACATTATGAAG GTTGCACATAACAAAGAAGCAAAATTTGTAAGGCATACAAGACGCTTATCTGAGATCGAGCAACGAAGGGGTTCATTTGCTAGGCTACATCTTTTAAAG GGTAGAAACAGTGACACGTCAACAGCTGAGTCAGGATCAGATGTTGATGATCTAGGTTCTCCTATGATGAGAAGCACATTGGGGTGCAGTCGACTAGCTCCAGTTCGTGAAGAA ATGCAGATGAGAGCACGAGAGTCTGCGGCTTATTACAGTTGCGATGATCACTTTGTGGTGGTGGACAAAACAGTCGATTATGGCAGAGGAGGATCAATGCCAGATAAAAGCAGTGCCCCACAAGTAAGAGTACAAGCCCAGCCTTTAGGCACACAAAACACTCCAG GTTCTTCAAGAAACAGTCGTGGTATACTAGTACCCAAAGAGATTCCGGAGGAAGGGAAATTCTATCGTTTTCTCAGATTACTGCTGGTTCTGGTTGTTAGAGTTTTTACCTTCTTACGCACAGTATGCAGTCAGCCAGAGACAACGATTGTCAACAACCCACTACCTCCAGCTCCTGAGTTTGAACCCATCTCTGGTGATAATCCAGCAGTTGAAGCGTTCAGTGTGGACCGTGTCAGTCCTGTCATTGAGCGCCTTCAGAAACTCGAGGGTCGGGTTGATGAGCTCGGCAGCAAGCCCCCAGAGATTCCCCTGGAGAAAGAACGCTCCCTCTTGGATTCATGGGATAGGATCAAATGTATCGAATCTGACCTCGAAAGGACAAAGAAA GTTCTGCAGGCTACTGTGATGAAGCAACTAGAAATTGCAGACTCAGTAGAGGAAGTTATCTTGTCAAAGCTGCAC AGGCGAAGATTTTGTGCGTAA